The following are from one region of the Mesorhizobium sp. B4-1-4 genome:
- the choV gene encoding choline ABC transporter ATP-binding protein, with translation MTVAVDFRNVDIVFGADQAGSLAMIDKGATRAEILEKTGNVLGCAGASLTVHEGEISVLMGLSGSGKSTLLRAVNRLNVVSRGQVLVKDGDRTVDVVTCDEATLRRLRQKQVAMVFQQFGLLPWRTVEENVGLGLELAGVPDAERKERVHKQLKLVNLDQWSKKYAHELSGGMQQRVGLARAFATEAPILLMDEPFSALDPLIRTKLQDELLQLQAELKKTIIFVSHDLEEALKIGSHITIMEGGRIVQTGAPEDIVLRPANDYVRDFIANVNPLSVLTAWNVMRDRRDLEHGTDGWVWLDRRKTTRFKIDEHGLVAAAERDGKPAVWVSCADVERQPEESAQVFWANPGTSLKTVMLAMHRSQTAPVALFDDQSRFVGAIGIRDVLSAVLRR, from the coding sequence ATGACCGTCGCCGTTGATTTCAGGAACGTCGACATCGTCTTCGGCGCCGATCAGGCGGGCTCGCTGGCGATGATCGACAAGGGCGCGACGCGCGCCGAGATACTCGAGAAGACCGGCAATGTGCTGGGCTGCGCCGGCGCCAGCCTGACCGTGCACGAGGGCGAGATTTCCGTGCTCATGGGTCTGTCCGGTTCGGGCAAGTCGACATTGCTGCGGGCCGTCAACCGCCTGAATGTCGTCTCGCGTGGACAGGTCCTGGTCAAGGACGGCGACCGCACGGTCGATGTCGTCACCTGCGACGAGGCGACCTTGCGGCGGCTGCGGCAGAAGCAGGTGGCGATGGTGTTTCAGCAGTTCGGGCTGCTGCCCTGGCGCACGGTGGAGGAAAATGTCGGCCTCGGTCTCGAACTCGCCGGCGTGCCGGACGCCGAACGCAAGGAACGCGTGCACAAGCAGCTCAAGCTGGTCAATCTCGACCAGTGGTCGAAGAAATACGCCCATGAGCTGTCGGGCGGCATGCAGCAGCGCGTGGGGCTGGCGCGCGCCTTCGCCACCGAGGCGCCGATCCTGTTGATGGACGAGCCGTTCTCGGCGCTCGACCCGCTGATCCGCACCAAGCTGCAGGACGAATTGCTGCAGCTGCAGGCGGAATTGAAGAAAACCATCATCTTCGTCAGCCACGACCTCGAGGAGGCGCTGAAGATCGGCAGCCATATCACCATCATGGAGGGCGGCCGCATCGTCCAGACCGGCGCGCCGGAGGACATCGTGCTCAGGCCCGCCAACGACTATGTCCGCGATTTCATCGCCAATGTGAACCCGCTATCGGTGCTGACCGCCTGGAACGTGATGCGCGACCGCCGCGACCTCGAACACGGCACGGACGGCTGGGTGTGGCTCGACCGGCGCAAGACGACGCGCTTCAAGATCGACGAGCATGGGCTGGTGGCGGCGGCCGAACGCGACGGCAAGCCGGCGGTGTGGGTGTCCTGCGCCGATGTCGAGAGACAGCCGGAGGAGAGCGCCCAGGTGTTCTGGGCCAATCCCGGCACGTCGCTGAAGACAGTGATGCTGGCCATGCACCGTTCGCAGACGGCACCGGTGGCGCTGTTCGACGACCAGTCGCGTTTTGTCGGCGCGATCGGCATCCGCGACGTGCTGAGCGCGGTGCTGCGGCGATAG
- a CDS encoding DUF6638 family protein: MISKKPDLLRDNELIYGRLLTVDEPHLIQRYNKALAAFGLEPTKLESFQIDRTGFSPEVAEECGDYDYLDPNEVNRRFIILTPSQIDLPVVHTAFSNTSQLMFEFMTRNQRAIDALTIKDVIYGEIEDSVPKVNEIEDLLSINQVEFKVLSAENVLGKAAELGKLVDRLKQEPDAWRDNAMLTRMVDLAKVCGDIRENALVPDQVIFRHSAYWTSHFGGLYVFVDPDMTTVISDPAAPGFRRSRPWQVSYLSINDADKVFKFLAATGRIELPRASWIEASGYLEHRAEMVVRTLIHDAEPNRNLTDVDKIWLQTWIQSHADLITRDGNFPFLNAAKREIAQLGHLKIEDVLPRQRFLVIRAKPDYPDAWLTNRLISDFVPADFVSRYIFNKDRFYKDYDGFSDAWRSHVVDVLKTTYLKDKVAFRTRLYGLTD, translated from the coding sequence ATGATCAGCAAAAAACCTGACCTCCTCCGCGACAATGAGCTGATCTACGGCCGGCTGCTTACAGTCGACGAGCCGCATCTCATCCAGCGCTACAACAAGGCGCTTGCCGCCTTCGGCCTCGAGCCCACCAAGCTGGAGAGCTTCCAGATCGACCGCACCGGCTTCTCGCCGGAAGTGGCCGAGGAGTGCGGCGACTATGACTATCTCGACCCCAACGAGGTCAATCGCCGCTTCATCATCCTGACGCCCTCGCAGATCGACCTGCCGGTGGTGCACACCGCCTTCTCCAACACCTCGCAGCTGATGTTCGAGTTCATGACCAGGAACCAGCGCGCCATCGACGCGCTGACCATCAAGGACGTCATCTACGGCGAGATCGAGGACTCCGTTCCCAAGGTCAACGAAATCGAGGATCTACTGTCGATCAACCAGGTCGAGTTCAAGGTGCTGTCGGCCGAGAATGTGCTGGGCAAGGCCGCCGAACTCGGCAAGCTCGTCGACCGGCTGAAACAGGAACCCGACGCCTGGCGCGACAATGCGATGCTGACCCGCATGGTGGACCTGGCCAAGGTCTGCGGCGACATCCGCGAGAACGCGCTGGTGCCCGACCAGGTGATCTTCCGCCATAGCGCCTACTGGACCAGCCATTTCGGCGGACTCTATGTCTTCGTCGATCCCGACATGACGACCGTGATCAGCGACCCGGCCGCCCCCGGCTTTCGCCGCTCGCGGCCATGGCAGGTGAGCTATCTCTCGATCAACGATGCCGACAAGGTGTTCAAGTTCCTGGCCGCCACCGGCCGCATCGAGCTGCCCCGCGCTTCCTGGATCGAGGCGTCCGGCTATCTCGAACACCGCGCCGAGATGGTGGTGCGCACGCTGATCCATGACGCCGAGCCGAACCGCAACCTTACCGATGTCGACAAGATCTGGCTGCAGACCTGGATCCAGAGCCATGCCGACCTGATCACCAGGGACGGCAATTTCCCCTTCCTCAACGCCGCCAAGCGCGAGATCGCCCAGCTCGGCCATCTCAAGATCGAGGACGTCCTGCCGCGGCAGCGTTTCCTGGTGATCCGCGCCAAGCCTGACTATCCCGACGCCTGGCTGACCAACAGGCTGATTTCGGATTTCGTGCCGGCGGACTTCGTCTCGCGCTACATCTTCAACAAGGACCGGTTCTACAAGGACTATGACGGCTTCAGCGACGCCTGGCGATCGCATGTTGTCGACGTTCTGAAAACCACATATTTGAAGGACAAAGTGGCGTTTCGCACGCGCCTCTACGGCCTGACTGACTGA
- a CDS encoding c-type cytochrome: MLRAVLSASTLLLVTSLAAHAGSDPVLGKHVFNRCVACHEAATDRDKVGPHLMGVVGRTAGTAESFLGHYSEAMKSAGAAGLVWDEANLAEYLKAPRLKVPGNRMAFGGLSSDDDIANVIAYLKADPKP; this comes from the coding sequence ATGCTTCGAGCCGTTTTGTCAGCCAGCACCCTTCTGCTTGTCACCTCGCTTGCCGCTCATGCTGGCAGTGACCCGGTGCTGGGCAAGCACGTCTTCAACCGGTGCGTTGCCTGCCATGAAGCGGCTACCGACCGCGACAAGGTCGGCCCGCATCTGATGGGTGTCGTCGGCCGCACGGCCGGAACCGCCGAAAGCTTCCTCGGCCACTATTCGGAGGCCATGAAAAGCGCTGGCGCCGCCGGTCTTGTCTGGGATGAGGCGAATCTTGCCGAATACCTCAAGGCGCCCAGGCTGAAGGTGCCCGGCAACAGGATGGCTTTTGGTGGCCTCAGCAGCGATGACGACATCGCCAACGTCATTGCCTATCTGAAGGCCGACCCAAAACCCTGA
- a CDS encoding choline ABC transporter substrate-binding protein: MSRMNSFVAGLGLAAFLSTSAAFAGDPASCKTVRLSDVGWTDIQATTGLASVLLTALGYEPKVIQLSVPVTMASLKNKDLDVFLGNWMPSMTNDIKDYTADGSVETISTNLTGAGYGIVVPTYVADAGVKSLTDLGKFKDKFDGKIYGIEAGNDGNRIILDMIKNPKDNLAGFELVESSEAGMLTQAEQSMKNNEWIAFLGWTPHPVMGAMKITYLDGMGDSGFGAATVYTNVRKGYTTECPNAGKFIANLKFNLDMEGQMMDAILKGGDAQTVATDWLKKNPDAVKPWIAGVTTFDGGDAAAAVKTALGG, encoded by the coding sequence ATGTCGCGTATGAATTCTTTCGTCGCCGGCCTCGGCCTGGCGGCTTTCCTGTCCACGAGTGCCGCCTTTGCCGGCGATCCGGCGAGTTGCAAGACTGTTCGTCTCTCCGATGTCGGCTGGACCGACATCCAGGCCACCACCGGCCTCGCCTCGGTGCTGCTTACCGCGCTCGGCTATGAGCCGAAGGTCATCCAGCTGTCGGTGCCGGTGACGATGGCGTCGCTCAAGAACAAGGACCTCGACGTCTTCCTCGGCAACTGGATGCCGTCGATGACCAACGACATCAAGGATTACACCGCCGACGGTTCGGTCGAGACCATCAGCACGAACCTGACCGGCGCCGGTTATGGCATCGTCGTGCCGACCTATGTCGCGGATGCCGGCGTCAAGTCGCTGACCGACCTCGGCAAGTTCAAGGACAAGTTCGACGGCAAGATCTACGGCATCGAAGCCGGCAATGACGGCAACCGCATCATCCTCGACATGATCAAGAACCCGAAGGACAACCTCGCCGGGTTCGAGCTGGTCGAGTCCTCGGAGGCCGGCATGCTGACGCAGGCCGAGCAGTCGATGAAGAACAATGAGTGGATCGCCTTCCTCGGCTGGACGCCGCATCCGGTGATGGGCGCCATGAAGATCACCTATCTCGACGGCATGGGCGACAGCGGCTTCGGTGCGGCCACCGTCTATACCAATGTGCGCAAGGGCTACACAACCGAGTGCCCGAATGCCGGCAAGTTCATCGCCAACCTGAAGTTCAACCTCGACATGGAAGGCCAGATGATGGACGCCATCCTGAAGGGCGGCGACGCCCAGACGGTCGCGACCGACTGGCTGAAGAAAAATCCGGACGCGGTCAAGCCATGGATTGCCGGCGTCACCACCTTCGACGGCGGCGATGCGGCGGCGGCGGTCAAGACCGCGCTTGGAGGTTGA
- a CDS encoding DUF2333 family protein: MLDPIVNFFTRIFQWIGRGIGLVIGVILWPFMWAGRWYTQRGWILKALVALALLVLVGLYANFFYATQWWRNFNPNYPDTYSFEKRNVSAGEQVAAGAGTDTAKTCGNSGIAQIAADLIDFNVNQNAWVSSMVLYKLGLFGIDWDDTPWMDNKASFQRGINQAVRRTATELADNLGRVRTTSQIDTNLQDARGQLQYDESIWYISRNGMTATTPSMYRRAMGNLRSFNARLATCQATFDARADNLKQYIDRIASDIGSTSAILKERAENHNNGWFDFRADDRYWFAYGQLYAYYGLMKGAQADFEGVIKEKHLQSLWDTMDAQFVSALRIQPFIIANGREDGWLLPTHLTTMGFYVLRVRSNMVEISNVLTQ, translated from the coding sequence ATGCTCGATCCGATCGTGAACTTTTTCACCCGGATTTTCCAATGGATCGGCCGCGGCATCGGCCTCGTCATCGGAGTCATCCTGTGGCCGTTCATGTGGGCCGGGCGCTGGTACACGCAGCGCGGCTGGATCCTCAAGGCCTTGGTCGCCCTCGCGCTGCTGGTGCTTGTCGGCCTCTACGCCAACTTCTTCTACGCCACCCAATGGTGGCGCAATTTCAACCCGAACTATCCCGACACCTACAGCTTCGAGAAACGCAATGTTTCCGCCGGCGAACAGGTTGCCGCCGGCGCCGGCACCGACACGGCAAAGACCTGCGGCAACTCCGGCATCGCTCAGATTGCCGCCGACCTGATCGACTTCAACGTCAATCAGAACGCCTGGGTCTCGTCGATGGTCCTCTACAAACTCGGCCTGTTCGGCATCGACTGGGACGACACGCCATGGATGGACAACAAGGCTTCGTTCCAGCGCGGCATCAATCAGGCGGTGCGGCGCACAGCCACCGAGCTTGCCGACAACCTCGGCCGTGTGCGTACCACCTCGCAGATCGACACCAATCTCCAGGATGCCCGCGGCCAGCTGCAGTATGACGAGTCCATCTGGTATATCAGCCGCAACGGCATGACCGCTACCACGCCTAGCATGTATCGGCGCGCGATGGGCAATCTGCGCTCTTTCAACGCCCGCCTCGCCACCTGCCAGGCGACTTTCGATGCCCGCGCGGATAATCTGAAGCAATATATCGATCGCATCGCCAGCGACATCGGCTCGACCTCGGCCATCCTCAAGGAGCGCGCCGAAAACCACAACAATGGCTGGTTCGACTTCCGTGCCGACGACCGCTACTGGTTCGCCTATGGCCAGCTCTATGCCTATTATGGCCTGATGAAGGGCGCCCAGGCCGATTTCGAGGGCGTCATCAAGGAAAAGCACCTGCAGAGCCTGTGGGACACGATGGACGCGCAGTTCGTCTCGGCGCTGCGCATCCAGCCTTTCATCATCGCCAACGGCCGGGAGGATGGCTGGCTGCTGCCGACACATCTGACGACCATGGGCTTCTACGTGCTTCGGGTGCGTTCCAACATGGTTGAAATCAGCAACGTGCTGACGCAGTAA
- a CDS encoding response regulator encodes MKSDAHILIVDDDKGIRDLLQEFFQKRGLHTSVAADGTEMEAILRRAQVDLIVLDVMLPGKSGLELCRELRAQYSTPIIMLTAVTETTDRVVGLEMGADDYVPKPFDPRELLARIRAVLRRNGAAEPKRATPKQIYRFAGWTMDCSRRRLTAPDDVRVELTMAEFNLLQTFVRSAQRVLTRDQLIELSGGDSDYSFDRSVDILVSRLRRKMEDDPKTPKLILTVRSGGYQFLPETTSE; translated from the coding sequence GTGAAATCCGACGCACACATACTGATCGTCGACGACGACAAGGGCATCCGCGACCTGCTGCAGGAGTTCTTCCAGAAGCGGGGCTTGCACACTTCGGTTGCCGCCGATGGCACCGAAATGGAAGCCATCCTGCGCCGTGCGCAGGTGGATCTCATCGTGCTCGACGTCATGTTGCCCGGCAAGAGCGGGCTGGAATTGTGCCGCGAACTGCGCGCCCAGTATTCGACACCCATCATCATGCTGACCGCCGTCACCGAGACGACCGACCGGGTTGTCGGGCTGGAGATGGGCGCCGACGACTATGTGCCCAAACCCTTCGACCCGCGCGAGCTGCTGGCGCGCATCCGCGCCGTGCTGCGGCGCAATGGCGCCGCCGAGCCGAAGCGCGCCACCCCCAAGCAGATCTACCGCTTCGCCGGCTGGACGATGGACTGTTCGCGGCGCCGGCTGACCGCGCCCGACGATGTCAGGGTCGAGCTGACCATGGCCGAGTTCAACCTGCTGCAGACTTTCGTCAGGAGCGCGCAGCGCGTGCTGACCCGCGACCAGCTCATCGAGCTCTCCGGCGGCGATAGCGACTATTCCTTCGACCGCAGCGTCGACATCCTGGTCAGCCGGTTGCGGCGCAAGATGGAAGATGATCCCAAGACGCCCAAACTGATCCTCACCGTGCGCAGCGGCGGCTACCAGTTCCTGCCCGAGACGACCTCCGAATGA
- a CDS encoding ATP-binding protein — protein MRRFLPQTLPVWVLLIVIAGLLISQVATLYIVAHDRAAANDVVDLYRLNDRAYSLVQLMSGATPEERKATAAGLFNSTYALTVSDTPAVTSSIAGDDELAELEDILVGRLSKFGVTDARVRRDPATREADDAGGMVSGPDIGQVERDLLVLAADFAQSDKLTASLRFADGQWLNFTEPITPVGPILSVDSLPLYSLIAGLVVIMSIWSLRRLTAPYRMMETAVNRIGKDLKSPPIAESGSREVQAAARTINAMQARLREYVEDREHLAAALAHDLRTPMTRMRLRLELLRKSAVREALAHDLADVESIASSVIDFATFEVTEEKNERIDFWSLVESIADAYPDVSFDNDDTRSRGLICMARPVALRRCVTNLVQNAVTYGKKAHLSLHRSDGTITLAIRDEGPGIPQAQIDAVFGSFVRLEQSRNRQTGGLGLGLTIARNIARAAGGEIRLSNHPDGGLLTELRLPLAT, from the coding sequence ATGAGACGTTTCCTGCCGCAGACCTTGCCTGTCTGGGTGCTGCTGATCGTCATTGCCGGCCTTTTGATCAGCCAGGTGGCGACGCTCTATATCGTGGCGCACGACCGCGCCGCCGCCAACGACGTGGTCGATCTCTACCGCCTCAACGACCGCGCCTATTCGCTGGTGCAGCTGATGAGCGGCGCCACGCCCGAGGAGCGCAAGGCGACCGCCGCGGGCCTGTTCAACTCGACCTATGCGCTCACCGTGTCGGACACCCCCGCCGTCACCTCCTCGATCGCCGGCGACGACGAACTGGCCGAACTGGAAGACATCCTCGTCGGCCGGCTGTCGAAGTTCGGCGTCACCGACGCGCGCGTGCGGCGCGACCCGGCGACGCGCGAGGCAGACGACGCCGGCGGCATGGTGTCGGGCCCCGATATCGGTCAGGTGGAACGCGACCTGCTGGTCCTGGCCGCCGACTTTGCCCAGAGCGACAAGCTGACTGCCTCGCTGCGCTTCGCGGACGGCCAGTGGCTGAACTTCACCGAGCCGATCACGCCCGTCGGCCCGATCCTGAGCGTCGACAGCCTGCCGCTCTACTCGCTGATCGCCGGCCTGGTGGTGATCATGTCGATCTGGTCGCTGCGCCGGCTGACGGCGCCCTACCGGATGATGGAAACCGCCGTGAACCGGATCGGCAAGGACCTGAAGAGCCCGCCGATCGCCGAGTCGGGCAGCCGGGAGGTCCAAGCAGCCGCTAGGACAATCAACGCCATGCAGGCCAGGCTGCGCGAATATGTCGAGGATCGCGAACATCTTGCCGCCGCACTCGCGCATGACCTGCGCACGCCGATGACGCGCATGCGGCTGCGCCTGGAACTGTTGCGCAAATCGGCGGTTCGCGAGGCGCTGGCGCATGATCTCGCCGATGTCGAGAGCATCGCCAGTTCCGTGATCGACTTCGCCACCTTCGAGGTGACCGAGGAGAAGAACGAACGCATCGACTTCTGGTCGCTGGTGGAATCGATCGCCGACGCCTATCCGGATGTCTCCTTCGACAATGACGATACCCGCTCGCGCGGTCTGATTTGCATGGCGCGGCCGGTGGCGCTCAGGCGCTGCGTCACCAATCTGGTGCAGAACGCCGTCACCTACGGCAAGAAGGCACATCTGAGCCTCCATCGCTCGGACGGCACGATCACCCTCGCCATTCGCGACGAAGGGCCTGGCATACCGCAGGCCCAGATCGATGCCGTGTTCGGCTCCTTCGTCCGGCTGGAACAGTCCCGCAACCGCCAGACCGGCGGTCTTGGTCTCGGCCTCACCATCGCGCGCAACATCGCGCGCGCCGCCGGCGGCGAGATCCGCCTGTCCAATCATCCGGATGGTGGACTGCTGACGGAGTTGCGCCTGCCGCTGGCGACCTGA
- the choW gene encoding choline ABC transporter permease subunit, with translation MDPISKFMVDHKIPIGAWGKSFFGFLTDNFDTVFRAFSNGLNFILDGLVNLLLMVPPVLLALVIAVIAWLLQRSRPLAIAVFLGLIFIINQNLWKQTVQTLVLVVAAAAMAMAIGVPLGIWAAHKPKVYRVMLPVLDLMQTLPTFVYLIPVLTLFGLGNAPGLIVTIIFVIPTAVRLTHLGVVSVPKSIIEAGEAFGATKRQLLWKVELPSALPTIMAGLTQSIMLSLSMVVFAALIGAGGLGTEINRALGSRRIDLGLEAGLAIVVLAIVLDRMTRIGVGGKK, from the coding sequence ATGGATCCGATTTCCAAATTCATGGTCGATCACAAGATCCCGATCGGCGCCTGGGGAAAGTCGTTTTTCGGTTTCCTCACCGACAATTTCGACACCGTCTTCAGAGCTTTCTCCAACGGGCTCAATTTCATCCTCGACGGGCTGGTCAACCTTTTGCTGATGGTCCCGCCGGTGCTGCTGGCGCTCGTCATCGCCGTCATTGCCTGGCTGCTGCAGCGTTCGCGGCCGCTCGCCATTGCCGTCTTCCTCGGCCTGATCTTCATCATCAACCAGAACCTCTGGAAGCAGACGGTGCAGACGCTGGTGCTGGTCGTCGCCGCCGCCGCGATGGCGATGGCGATCGGCGTGCCGCTCGGCATCTGGGCGGCGCACAAGCCGAAGGTCTATCGCGTCATGCTGCCGGTGCTCGACCTGATGCAGACGCTGCCGACCTTCGTCTACCTGATCCCGGTGCTCACCCTGTTCGGTCTCGGCAACGCGCCCGGCCTCATCGTCACCATCATCTTCGTCATCCCGACCGCTGTCCGGCTTACTCATCTCGGCGTCGTTTCCGTGCCAAAGTCGATCATCGAGGCAGGCGAGGCGTTCGGCGCCACCAAGCGCCAGCTCCTGTGGAAGGTGGAATTGCCCTCGGCCCTGCCCACCATCATGGCGGGGCTGACCCAGTCGATCATGCTGTCGCTGTCGATGGTGGTGTTCGCCGCCCTGATCGGCGCCGGCGGCCTCGGCACCGAGATCAACCGCGCGCTCGGCTCACGCCGCATCGATCTCGGGCTTGAAGCAGGCTTGGCCATCGTCGTGCTCGCCATCGTGCTCGACCGGATGACCCGCATTGGCGTTGGAGGCAAGAAATGA
- a CDS encoding AAA family ATPase: MDTGLTTIPEAAIEKHRAIAQSFITRIVALEDPSRESGTALAGTNRRFVSTVSVGSVRRTREVELSKTVGAVHPDDQLFTIPQHTLLFRARRGTAIALAVSDVFAEGSDLESLQAKNARAPLEGNDAAIFKKLLSASAYISAFSLASYLFQLIDSNGEAPNDIPEPDFLFDTPQDAVKSIIAGLDKAIAGSSDDADLMTRARAFARVAMDGLLARKGRFDGIGPFESAHIRIDVDDFTLDGFDVAPGKRSKPLVMTFKKPEEVVGNHIAKYQSVKLAKMLMAYDFERELNPFVELGGFLFTFIGDGAPGTGKTTLIQMIAGLVNGYCQVAGYPFAYENFGVDQISSYQGKSGQNCRQFINNVLNPRVIGFGTIDDIDQVAARRSDDRASAGQQEITGVLMDAFGGASTVVRGNCSFGMFSNYPENVDDALRQRAGARWLVDGPQTRDDYIDIFVLLAGKNHKIPLGDHKLYAAQEIQRAVAEAYEQHEKPREDGLMRVYERYMKENGAPRTMADIGTYLRLIKDAEPRFTGRAIKNITDAIKMRAMDIELPDDWFEKPEAFMHKSYDDKKAMIEDLRGPFSMDMVMQEINRYADSEFRYSDKSDDAAVEKLLRDTRLRERAAREMEEMKKKGLWNA, translated from the coding sequence ATGGACACCGGCCTGACCACCATCCCGGAAGCGGCGATCGAGAAGCATCGCGCCATCGCGCAAAGCTTCATCACCCGCATCGTCGCGCTGGAGGACCCGTCGCGCGAATCCGGCACGGCATTGGCCGGCACCAACCGCCGCTTCGTCTCGACGGTGTCGGTCGGCTCGGTGCGCCGCACGCGTGAGGTCGAGCTGTCGAAGACCGTCGGCGCCGTCCATCCCGACGACCAGTTGTTCACCATCCCGCAACACACGCTGTTGTTTCGCGCCCGGCGCGGCACGGCGATCGCGCTGGCGGTATCGGATGTTTTTGCCGAGGGCTCGGATCTCGAAAGCCTGCAGGCGAAAAATGCCCGCGCGCCCCTCGAAGGCAACGATGCCGCCATCTTCAAGAAGCTGCTGTCGGCCTCGGCCTACATTTCGGCCTTCAGCCTCGCCTCCTACCTGTTCCAGCTGATCGACAGCAACGGCGAGGCGCCGAATGACATCCCCGAGCCGGATTTTCTCTTCGACACACCCCAGGATGCGGTGAAGTCGATCATCGCCGGCCTGGACAAGGCGATAGCAGGCTCATCCGACGATGCCGACCTGATGACTCGCGCCCGTGCCTTCGCCCGCGTCGCCATGGACGGGCTGCTGGCGCGCAAGGGCCGCTTCGACGGCATCGGCCCGTTCGAGAGCGCCCATATCCGCATCGACGTCGACGATTTCACCCTCGACGGTTTCGATGTTGCGCCCGGCAAGCGCTCCAAGCCGCTGGTGATGACCTTCAAGAAGCCCGAAGAGGTCGTCGGCAACCACATCGCCAAATACCAGTCGGTCAAGCTCGCCAAGATGCTGATGGCCTATGACTTCGAGCGCGAACTGAACCCCTTCGTCGAACTCGGCGGCTTCCTCTTCACCTTCATCGGTGACGGTGCGCCCGGCACCGGCAAGACGACGCTGATCCAGATGATCGCCGGCCTTGTCAACGGCTACTGCCAGGTCGCAGGCTACCCCTTCGCCTATGAGAATTTCGGTGTCGACCAGATCTCGTCCTATCAAGGCAAGTCGGGCCAGAACTGCCGCCAGTTCATCAACAATGTGCTCAATCCGCGCGTCATCGGCTTCGGCACTATCGACGACATCGACCAGGTGGCGGCGCGCCGCTCCGACGACCGCGCCTCGGCCGGCCAGCAGGAAATCACCGGCGTCCTGATGGACGCCTTCGGAGGAGCGTCCACGGTCGTGCGTGGCAACTGCTCGTTCGGCATGTTTTCCAACTATCCCGAAAATGTCGACGACGCGCTGCGCCAGCGCGCCGGCGCCCGCTGGCTGGTCGACGGACCGCAGACGCGCGACGACTACATCGACATTTTTGTCCTTCTCGCCGGCAAGAACCACAAGATTCCGCTGGGCGACCACAAACTCTACGCAGCACAGGAAATCCAGCGCGCCGTCGCGGAAGCCTATGAGCAGCACGAGAAGCCGCGGGAGGACGGGCTGATGCGGGTCTATGAACGCTACATGAAGGAGAACGGCGCGCCCAGGACCATGGCCGATATCGGCACCTATCTGCGCCTGATCAAGGATGCCGAGCCACGCTTCACCGGCCGCGCCATCAAGAACATCACCGACGCCATCAAGATGCGCGCCATGGACATCGAACTTCCCGACGACTGGTTCGAGAAGCCCGAAGCCTTCATGCACAAGAGCTACGACGACAAGAAGGCGATGATCGAGGACCTGCGCGGGCCGTTTTCGATGGACATGGTGATGCAGGAGATCAACCGCTACGCGGACAGCGAGTTCCGCTATTCCGACAAGTCCGACGATGCCGCGGTGGAAAAACTGCTGCGCGACACCCGCCTGCGCGAACGCGCGGCCCGCGAGATGGAGGAGATGAAGAAGAAGGGGCTTTGGAATGCGTGA
- a CDS encoding thymidine kinase, which produces MAKLYFHYATMNAGKTTMLLQASYNYRERGMTTMLFVAGHYSKGDSGLISSRIGLETEAEMFRDGDDLFARVAEHHGRSAVHCVFVDEAQFLEEEQVWQLARIADRLDIPVMCYGLRTDFQGKLFPGSRALLAIADELREVRTICRCGRKATMVVRLGPDGKVARQGEQVAIGKDVYVSLCRRHWEEEMGRAAPDDFIGFTRA; this is translated from the coding sequence ATGGCCAAGCTCTATTTCCACTACGCGACGATGAATGCCGGCAAGACGACCATGCTCTTGCAGGCATCGTACAATTATCGCGAGCGCGGCATGACGACCATGCTGTTCGTCGCCGGCCACTATAGCAAGGGCGACAGTGGCCTGATCTCGTCGCGCATCGGGTTGGAGACCGAGGCCGAGATGTTCCGTGACGGCGACGATCTGTTCGCCCGCGTCGCCGAACATCACGGGCGCAGCGCCGTCCATTGCGTCTTCGTCGACGAGGCGCAGTTTCTCGAGGAGGAGCAGGTCTGGCAGCTCGCCCGCATCGCCGACCGGCTCGACATCCCAGTCATGTGCTACGGCCTGCGCACCGATTTCCAGGGCAAGCTGTTTCCCGGCTCGCGCGCCTTGCTGGCGATCGCCGACGAGCTGCGCGAGGTCCGCACCATCTGCCGCTGCGGCCGCAAGGCGACGATGGTCGTGCGCCTCGGCCCGGACGGCAAGGTTGCCCGCCAGGGCGAACAGGTGGCGATCGGCAAGGACGTCTATGTCTCGCTCTGCCGCCGCCACTGGGAAGAGGAAATGGGCCGCGCCGCGCCCGACGATTTTATCGGCTTCACCAGGGCCTGA
- the clpS gene encoding ATP-dependent Clp protease adapter ClpS, with the protein MPEITTKPRTKVKPQTERPKLYKVILINDDFTPREFVVTVLKGEFKLSEDQAHRIMITAHRRGVCVVAVFTKDVAETKATRATDAGKAKGYPLLFTTEPEE; encoded by the coding sequence ATGCCAGAAATCACCACAAAACCGCGAACCAAGGTCAAGCCGCAGACCGAGCGGCCGAAGCTCTACAAGGTCATCCTGATCAATGACGATTTCACCCCGCGCGAATTCGTGGTGACGGTGCTGAAGGGCGAGTTCAAGCTCAGCGAAGACCAGGCGCACCGGATCATGATCACCGCGCACCGGCGCGGCGTCTGCGTCGTCGCGGTCTTTACCAAGGATGTCGCCGAAACCAAGGCGACGCGGGCCACCGACGCCGGCAAGGCCAAGGGCTACCCGCTGCTGTTCACGACGGAGCCGGAGGAGTAG